In Candidatus Zixiibacteriota bacterium, the following proteins share a genomic window:
- a CDS encoding ATP-binding protein: MECDPGEEAQVDFGSGAWIVKDGKKRRAHVLRVILSHSRKGYSEAVFKQSTENFIRVLENAFHAFGGIPQTLVIDDMGIKKLPKQSGEYLFEIIMRRHELRSTVMTSNRPLEEWGKLIGDVPTAAAILDRILHKAEIIQITGRSCRLKNRANKQKREEKKNV, from the coding sequence ATGGAATGCGATCCAGGTGAAGAAGCTCAGGTAGATTTCGGTTCAGGGGCTTGGATTGTTAAGGATGGTAAAAAGCGGCGGGCTCATGTTCTGCGTGTTATCCTGAGTCATTCCCGTAAGGGTTATAGCGAAGCGGTCTTTAAGCAAAGCACTGAGAACTTCATCAGGGTGTTGGAGAATGCCTTTCATGCCTTTGGCGGTATCCCTCAAACTCTGGTCATCGATGATATGGGCATTAAAAAGCTGCCGAAACAATCGGGCGAGTATCTTTTTGAGATCATCATGCGCCGGCACGAACTGCGTTCTACCGTAATGACATCAAACAGACCTTTGGAAGAATGGGGGAAACTGATAGGCGATGTGCCGACTGCCGCAGCCATTTTAGATAGGATCCTGCATAAAGCTGAGATAATCCAGATAACCGGCAGAAGTTGCCGGCTTAAAAACCGGGCTAATAAACAAAAAAGAGAAGAAAAAAAGAATGTCTGA